The Lactuca sativa cultivar Salinas chromosome 2, Lsat_Salinas_v11, whole genome shotgun sequence genome includes a window with the following:
- the LOC111902794 gene encoding uncharacterized protein LOC111902794 produces the protein MELIDFLVVRSFWGNASFCYAYSPSSGNAGGILVIWDQNRFNKKRAISSDWFVAVEGVWISSGTEVVFVSVYALQGTDSKRQLWGEIGQLMSSCFRGGVVIMGDFNEVRDESKRMGSQFHPASARVFNQFIEDANLFDITLGGPRFTWNNKWGSKFSKLDRFLVSKRLLVVFPHLSGMVLEKRKPDHRPILLMEHSVDYGPKPFRFFHSWFNHTGLDEVVHNSWSSVIKDEDIINPWVIFKKKLQLLKYNLRVWYHAVREGMDNKRKKLQDNIESIDTILMAGDGTANLRE, from the coding sequence ATGGAGCTTATTGATTTTTTGGTGGTTCGTTCTTTTTGGGGAAATGCTTCATTTTGTTATGCGTATTCTCCTTCTAGTGGTAATGCGGGGGGTATTCTCGTCATTTGGGACCAAAATAGGTTTAATAAAAAAAGGGCCATTTCATCGGATTGGTTTGTAGCAGTGGAGGGTGTTTGGATTTCTTCTGGAACAGAGGTTGTTTTTGTTTCCGTTTATGCTCTGCAAGGGACTGATAGTAAAAGACAATTGTGGGGAGAGATTGGTCAATTGATGAGTTCTTGTTTCAGGGGGGGGGTTGTTATTATGGGAGATTTTAATGAAGTTCGTGATGAATCGAAACGTATGGGGTCTCAGTTTCATCCTGCTTCAGCTAGGGTATTCAATCAGTTTATTGAGGATGCGAATCTATTTGATATTACTTTGGGTGGTCCTCGTTTCACTTGGAACAATAAGTGGGGTTCTAAGTTTAGCAAGTTGGATCGGTTTCTGGTGTCAAAGAGGCTTTTGGTAGTATTTCCTCATCTCTCAGGGATGGTGTTGGAGAAGAGAAAACCGGATCATAGACCAATCCTGTTGATGGAACACTCTGTTGATTATGGTCCTAAGCCTTTTCGGTTTTTCCACTCTTGGTTTAATCACACTGGTCTTGATGAGGTGGTTCACAATTCTTGGTCTTCAGTTATTAAGGATGAGGATATAATTAACCCCTGGGTTATTTTTAAGAAGAAACTCCAGCTTCTTAAGTATAATCTTAGGGTATGGTATCATGCTGTTCGGGAGGGTATggataataaaagaaaaaagttgCAAGACAACATTGAATCGATTGATACCATTCTTATGGCGGGCGATGGTACAGCTAACCTTAGGGAATAG
- the LOC111902769 gene encoding uncharacterized protein LOC111902769 has protein sequence MEKLGLPLPYDMECMKMAMLKHEETFKQQVYELHRLYQIQRLLMKNMQRSMQNQETWSLKNGSISFDYQNDYNFNINKLQNQDLEHEPASTNEYEIEDESEIELTLGPTRRRNNHMNPRQLNISNSMPSFSSSSTSSSHKSRITVENSRVLSVDKQLRQVDRSLNQPPWLHRVLI, from the exons ATGGAGAAATTGGGCCTACCATTACCATATGATATGGAATGCATGAAGATGGCCATGTTAAAGCATGAAGAAACGTTCAAACAGCAG gTATATGAGCTTCATAGGCTATATCAAATCCAAAGGCTTCTGATGAAGAACATGCAAAGAAGCATGCAGAATCAAGAAACATGGAGCTTGAAAAATGGAAGCATAAGCTTCGATTATCAAAACGATTACAATTTCAACATCAACAAGCTTCAAAACCAAGATTTGGAACATGAGCCAGCAAGTACTAACGAGTATGAGATCGAAGACGAGAGTGAAATCGAGCTCACGTTGGGCCCCACACGTAGGAGGAACAATCACATGAATCCGAGACAGTTAAATATTTCAAATTCCATGCCAAGtttttcatcatcttcaacaagTTCCAGTCATAAAAGCAGAATTACAGTAGAAAATTCAAGAGTTTTGAGCGTAGATAAACAACTGAGACAAGTTGATAGATCACTCAACCAGCCTCCATGGCTCCATCGTGTTTTGATTTGA